One Microbacterium esteraromaticum genomic window carries:
- the rplV gene encoding 50S ribosomal protein L22: MVESIARVKHIRVTPQKARRVVALIKGKQAQEALAILKFAPQGASEPIYKLVHSAIANASVKADRDGEFLDEQDLYVKNAYVDEGTTLKRFRPRAQGRASQIKKRTSHITVVLATPEVAEAAAPAAKTKKASK; the protein is encoded by the coding sequence ATGGTGGAATCCATCGCACGCGTCAAGCACATCCGCGTGACCCCTCAGAAGGCTCGTCGTGTCGTCGCGCTCATCAAGGGCAAGCAGGCGCAGGAAGCACTGGCCATTCTGAAGTTCGCACCGCAGGGTGCCAGCGAGCCGATCTACAAGCTCGTGCACTCTGCCATCGCCAACGCGTCGGTCAAGGCCGACCGTGACGGCGAGTTCCTGGACGAGCAGGACCTGTACGTGAAGAACGCGTACGTCGACGAGGGCACGACGCTCAAGCGTTTCCGCCCCCGTGCTCAGGGTCGTGCATCGCAGATCAAGAAGCGCACGAGCCACATCACGGTCGTGCTGGCCACCCCGGAGGTCGCTGAGGCGGCCGCACCGGCGGCCAAGACGAAGAAGGCGAGCAAGTAA
- the rpsS gene encoding 30S ribosomal protein S19 — MPRSLKKGPFVDEHLLRKVVGQNESGTKNVIKTWSRRSMIIPAMLGHTIAVHDGRKHIPVFVTETMVGHKLGEFAPTRTFRGHEKDDKKGRRR, encoded by the coding sequence ATGCCACGCAGTCTCAAGAAGGGCCCCTTCGTCGACGAGCACCTGCTTCGCAAGGTGGTCGGACAGAACGAGTCCGGTACGAAGAACGTCATCAAGACCTGGTCGCGTCGCTCGATGATCATCCCCGCAATGCTGGGACACACCATCGCCGTGCACGACGGTCGCAAGCACATCCCCGTGTTCGTGACCGAGACCATGGTCGGCCACAAGCTGGGCGAGTTCGCGCCCACCCGCACCTTCCGCGGCCACGAGAAGGACGACAAGAAGGGCCGTCGCCGCTGA